A single window of Watersipora subatra chromosome 9, tzWatSuba1.1, whole genome shotgun sequence DNA harbors:
- the LOC137403775 gene encoding uncharacterized protein, with product MEKIGFLVAIFALCGLSAATGDDSYEYHPYYNIDPNYQGEWEVTYKCWMPAEPWVEVDGCLMETETLDYSFGCCLHHDDAGLRLTCAHEGRDCHDGGEYIPANTDEPVNPFLEPTIPPKDIITRGYDETTIPPKDIITIGYDEPDDSKVSVSPIIIIVTVLAGVLLIGGGIICCCNCSTCCKNRPDDLDSLIGPDDLPTPPRRTILNTRPRRGRSLFLRIRYMFVSLQPASPGPSEPASPTKPPSYEDVEQDSASYPTANPTVVQHI from the exons ATGGAAAAGATAGGATTCTTAGTAGCAATCTTTGCGCTCTGCGGCCTTTCAGCTGCTACCGGTGACGACTCGTATGAATATCACCCCTACTACAACATAGATCCTAACT ATCAAGGGGAATGGGAAGTGACATACAAATGCTGGATGCCGGCGGAACCATGGGTTGAGGTTGACGGCTGCCTAATGGAGACCGAGACTCTCGACTACAGCTTCGGTTGCTGCCTGCATCACGATGACGCAGGCTTACGACTAACTTGCGCTCACGAAGGACGAGATTGTCATGACGGAGGAGAATATATACCTGCCAACACAGATGAGCCTGTTAACCCATTCCTGGAACCGACTATTCCTCCTAAAGATATCATAACGAGAGGCTATGATGAAACGACTATTCCTCCTAAAGATATCATAACGATAGGCTATGATGAACCTGATGACAGCAA AGTGTCAGTGAGTCCTATCATCATCATAGTGACAGTGCTAGCGGGTGTCTTGCTGATAGGAGGTGGAATCATATGCTGCTGCAACTGCTCCACGTGCTGCAAAAACCGACCTGATGACCTTGACTCTCTCATAGGCCCAGATGACTTGCCAACACCACCTCGCCGTACTATTCTCAACA CGAGACCGAGGAGAGGGAGATCTTTGTTTCTGCGTATCAGATATATGTTTGTTAGCCTTCAGCCTGCGAGTCCGGGACCATCAGAGCCAGCTTCACCCACAAAACCACCTTCTTACGAAGATGTTGAGCAGGACAGTGCCTCTTACCCTACAGCCAATCCAACAGTGGTCCAGCATATATAA